Proteins encoded by one window of Fusarium graminearum PH-1 chromosome 1, whole genome shotgun sequence:
- a CDS encoding aryl-alcohol dehydrogenase — protein MGFFDAPAPPKTELGRYRILATTAGVRVSPLVLGAMSIGEAWDFMGTMKETESYKLLDSYYDLGGNFIDTANNYQNEQSETIIGDWMKLRDNRDMLFIATKYTINYRRHHENSSRSVNYGGNSKKSMFISLEASLKKLQTSYIDLFYVHLWDWSTSIPEIMDSLDILVKQGKVLYLGVSDTPAWVVSAANEYARAHGKTPFSVYQGRWNLADRAFEREIVPMARHYGMALCPWNVLMGGQLQTKAQREARAANSDGGRGDNPSPKNVAISDALEKIASSHGSATIQQIALAYIRSKAPNVFPIIGGRKVSHLEDNIKALDVVLTKEEISSIDSIQPFDLGFPLDMIGDDPRTGAGRPPIVGALLGADLAFTPFPENGRYIS, from the coding sequence ATGGGTTTTTTCGACgctcctgctcctcccaAGACAGAGCTTGGCCGGTACAGAATCCTAGCCACCACTGCTGGCGTTCGTGTATCCCCTCTCGTCCTTGGAGCCATGTCCATTGGTGAAGCCTGGGATTTCATGGGCACCATGAAAGAGACCGAATCCTACAAGCTCCTCGACAGCTACTATGACCTTGGTGGTAACTTTATCGATACTGCCAACAACTACCAAAATGAGCAATCCGAGACTATCATCGGTGACTGGATGAAGCTCCGTGATAACCGCGACATGCTTTTTATCGCTACTAAATACACCATCAACTACCGTCGCCATCACGAAAATTCCAGCCGATCAGTCAACTATGGCGGCAACTCCAAGAAAAGCATGTTTATTTCCCTTGAGGCATCCTTGAAAAAGCTCCAGACTAGCTATATCGACCTCTTCTACGTTCATCTTTGGGATTGGTCAACTTCGATTCCAGAGATCATGGACTCTCTCGATATCCTTGTGAAGCAGGGCAAGGTTCTCTATCTGGGTGTATCTGATACTCCAGCATGGGTTGTCTCTGCTGCTAATGAATATGCTCGTGCTCATGGAAAGACACCCTTTTCCGTATACCAGGGTCGATGGAATCTTGCCGACAGAGCATTTGAGCGGGAGATCGTTCCAATGGCTAGGCACTATGGAATGGCTCTCTGTCCTTGGAACGTTTTGATGGGAGGACAACTGCAGACCAAGGCTCAGAGGGAAGCACGCGCTGCAAACAGCGATGGTGGCCGAGGAGATAACCCATCTCCCAAGAATGTGGCTATTAGCGATGCACTGGAGAAAATTGCTTCGAGTCATGGTTCTGCGACTATCCAGCAAATTGCCCTCGCTTATATCCGCAGCAAGGCTCCAAACGTTTTTCCTATCATCGGCGGACGAAAGGTCTCTCATCTCGAGGATAACATCAAGGCCCTGGATGTTGTTctcaccaaggaagaaattTCTTCCATCGATTCGATTCAGCCATTTGACCTAGGATTTCCTTTGGATATGATTGGCGATGATCCCAGGACTGGTGCCGGACGACCTCCCATCGTCGGCGCACTCCTTGGAGCTGATCTAGCCTTTACTCCCTTCCCCGAGAACGGTCGTTATATCagttaa